Proteins from one Malaya genurostris strain Urasoe2022 chromosome 2, Malgen_1.1, whole genome shotgun sequence genomic window:
- the LOC131432129 gene encoding large ribosomal subunit protein uL4m — protein sequence MLQIIRKGVNNIAGWRPLSIGAINCNYSTLQHQTQPVNPLRAPRSVWIENMDDVEERKLGIQDLSCEIYGATPRIDIVHQNIEWQRKYRFVSFAHSKTRNEVRGGGRKPWPQKGLGKARHGSIRSPLWRGGGIAHGPRSPTTHFYMLPFFNRVLGLISTLSIKLAQDDLHVVTDLEVPSEDPQFLKDLIQERCWGPSVLFVDSSDIMPRNITVGADAIDHVNLMPVYGLNVYSMLKHCTLVLTRSAALEIETKLSEQLHRNNSRSLMRKFAIDQ from the coding sequence ATGCTTCAAATAATTCGAAAAGGTGTAAATAACATCGCCGGATGGAGACCGTTATCGATTGGTGCCATCAACTGCAACTATTCCACATTACAGCATCAGACACAACCGGTCAATCCGCTGCGAGCACCACGTTCAGTATGGATAGAAAATATGGATGACGTTGAGGAGCGAAAGCTCGGCATTCAGGATTTGAGCTGTGAGATATACGGAGCGACCCCGCGGATAGATATCGTGCATCAAAATATCGAATGGCAGCGAAAATATCGGTTCGTTAGTTTTGCCCATTCAAAAACAAGGAATGAAGTGCGCGGTGGCGGTCGGAAACCGTGGCCCCAGAAAGGATTGGGTAAGGCTCGGCACGGTTCAATTCGATCCCCACTATGGCGCGGTGGAGGAATCGCTCATGGTCCTCGTTCACCGACGACCCATTTTTATATGTTACCGTTTTTTAATCGCGTTCTTGGACTGATCTCGACTTTGTCAATCAAGTTAGCGCAAGATGATTTGCACGTTgtaacggatttggaagttccaaGCGAGGATCCTCAGTTTCTTAAGGATTTGATACAAGAGCGCTGCTGGGGACCGTCAGTGCTGTTTGTCGATAGCAGTGACATTATGCCGAGGAATATCACCGTGGGAGCCGATGCGATTGACCACGTCAACTTGATGCCAGTGTACGGATTGAACGTTTATTCTATGCTCAAACATTGCACATTGGTTCTGACGAGGAGTGCCGCTCTGGAAATAGAGACCAAATTGAGTGAACAGTTGCACCGGAATAATTCACGGTCTTTGATGCGAAAATTTGCGATTGATCAGTAA
- the LOC131428170 gene encoding DNA replication complex GINS protein PSF1-like encodes MTSDKAFELVRELTRTTETIPPFNDDGVRSVLEDINQIYQENYSFAVSYNQTGDRKYLPLVMYRHKLIQRQKRCLMIYLYNRIQKLKKVRWHLGATLPADIKANLNEPELQWFNNYSKMLASYMMTIGDGQGLNLTNDIKPPKSLFIEVRCLTDYGKFELESGEIVLLKKNSQHYLPKLQCEALIRQGILQHIV; translated from the exons ATGACATCCGATAAAGCTTTCGAACTGGTTCGGGAGTTAACGCGAACAACCGAAACCATTCCTCCGTTCAAT GATGATGGAGTTCGATCTGTGCTGGAAGATATTAATCAGATTTACCAGGAAAATTATAGTTTCGC GGTCTCGTACAATCAAACCGGCGATCGCAAGTATCTGCCCCTGGTCATGTATCGGCACAAGCTAATCCAACGTCAGAAGCGCTGTCTGATGATCTACTTGTACAACCGAATCCAGAAGCTGAAGAAAGTCCGATGGCATTTGGGTGCCACGTTGCCTGCCGATATCAAGGCCAATCTCAACGAGCCGGAGTTGCAGTGGTTCAACAACTACTCCAAGATGTTGGCCAGCTACATGATGACGATCGGTGATGGCCAAGGGCTAAATCTAACCAACGATATCAAACCACCGAAGTCGTTGTTTATCGAAGTGCGCTGTCTCACCGATTATGGAAAGTTTGAACTGGAGAGTGGTGAAATTGTTCTGCTGAAGAAAAATAGCCAGCATTATTTGCCGAAGTTGCAGTGCGAGGCGCTCATCCGGCAAGGCATCTTGCAACACATTGTTTGA
- the LOC131432130 gene encoding uncharacterized protein LOC131432130, whose translation MSVPLEAREILCHLNQLGYRNITPEQLKEFQKDLRKLIKFDCRTSDGTVGRHVLQQATQNLDPFQRLHTLTTISYDAKIAGKRQLGSKIQSAASSRITNTTGEENIRPESKEEKENQPVRTKLKPQPSEETAANKMWIRPRSTSAMKRSKNDPVSLYHAYQKEWTKFKNQLPGENSHSDLRWQIRTKLLAEK comes from the exons ATGTCCGTCCCATTGGAAGCAAGAGAAATTCTCTGCCACCTAAATCAGCTAGGCTACAGAAATATCACACCGGAACAACTGAAAGAGTTTCAAAAAG ATCTTCGCAAGCTGATCAAATTTGACTGTCGAACAAGTGATGGAACGGTAGGACGGCATGTGCTGCAGCAGGCAACGCAAAACTTGGACCCGTTTCAACGGTTACATACACTGACCACAATCAGTTATGATGCGAAAATTGCCGGGAAACGGCAGCTCGGATCGAAGATACAATCGGCCGCATCTTCTCGAATAACGAATACCACCGGAGAGGAAAATATCCGTCCGGAATCGAAGGAAGAGAAAGAAAATCAACCCGTTCGAACCAAACTGAAGCCACAGCCTAGTGAGGAAACGGCGGCAAACAAAATGT GGATTCGACCGAGAAGTACCAGTGCAATGAAACGCAGTAAAAATGACCCAGTTTCACTTTATCATGCCTATCAAAAAGAATGGACAAAGTTTAAGAACCAACTGCCGGGAGAAAACAGCCACTCTGACCTTCGGTGGCAAATTCGAACTAAATTACTAGCAGAAAAGTAG